From Roseovarius pelagicus:
TTTAAAGGCGGTTCAAGTAAAAGTACAACGAGCGTCCACCTCGCTCACTACTTTGCTCTTCGGGGCTATCGGGTCTTAGCATTGGACTTGGATCCGCAGGGGTCGCTTACATCAATGTGTGGGATTAGCCCCGAGATCGAGTTTGATGGACTGACCGTTTATGATGCGATCCGCTACGACGATCCGGTCAGCATGGCGGACGTTGTCGTTCAGACATACTTTCCCGGGCTCTCGATTGCGCCTTCACGCTTGATGTTGTCGGAATTTGAGACGGAGTCGGCCGTTCATTCGAACCCGGACCAGCCATTCTTTACTCGCATCCGAAATGCCTTGGCGCAGGTCGAGGATGATTTTGATATTGTCCTCATGGATAGCCCACCACAACTGGGTTTCTTGACCATTGCAGGGATGGCTGCCGCCAGCTCCCTGATCGTTCCTCTAACTCCATCGATGTTGGATGTTTCTTCAACAGCTCAGTTTCTCGAGCTGGCTGGAGCTTACATGGGTGTGATCGAAGATGCTGGCGCATCTCTGCAGTATGATTTCTTTAAGTTTCTCATCACCCGAGACGAACCAACGGACGTACCTTCTCAGCAGTTGACCTCTTTCATGCGGGCTCTGTTTCAAGACCGGGTCATGTCGGCAACTGCTTTGAAGAGCACAGCAATCAGTGATGCCACGATGCTCAAGCAGTCGATTTATGAAGTGGTGCGTTCGGAGATGACACGCGCCACATATGATCGGGCCAAGGGCTCGATGGATGCGGTTGGGCTCGAAGTGGAAACGATGATCCATCAATCTTGGGGGCGTAAGTAATGGCTAGGAAATCTCTTCGCGAAATGTCGGGAATTGCCAACACAATCGCCCGTTCCGGCGGATCACAGCCAGAGAGACCGCCAAAAGCCAGCGCTCCGGCTTTGGGGGCTCTTCAAGGCTCTTTGGCATCTATTCGTGAGATTGATCCCAATCTGATCGACGATTGGGGGCCAATAGACCGGCTTGAGGAATTTACAGCTGTAAACGTCGAAGACGACGACGAGAGCTTCGAACGACTGAAGAGCAGCATTCGCGAAGGCGGGCAGCAAGTGCCTATTCTCGTTCGGCGGTCAAAAGCCGCTGAAGGGCGCTTTGAGGCAATCTACGGGAGGCGCCGTCTAAAGGCCTGCCGCGAACTCGGCATAAAGGTTCGTGCAAACGTCCAAGACATTGATGATGCGACGGCCTTGCTGGCGAAAGGATTGGAAAATGCAGCGCGCCGCAACCTGTCTTTCTACGAGAAGGCAAGGTTCGCCGAGGCCATCCAAAATGCCGGCCACGATGGAGCAACTGTTCGGCAGGTTCTAAACCTGTCGGCGTCAGGTCAGTCACACCTTACGAAGGTGACGCAGAATGTCCCAGTCAAGATCGGTGACCTCATTGGCGCGGCACCAAAGTCCGGCCGCCCGAGGTGGACGGAGTTGGCCGAGCTCTTTCTCGCCAGGAAGCTCACTGAACGTACGGCACTCGATATCCTAGCTAAGATCAGGGCAACATCGAATTCAGACGAGCGCCTTGAATTGCTCATTAAGGAAGCGACTAAGCGCGGCGCGAAGAACTCGCGCGAAACTCGGGAGATCACGCCCATAGAGGGAGTGACGATCAAAGCTGGTCGCGCAATACTGTCACTTTCGGTGAAGAAGTCTGGCGCAAACGCTGAGTTTGCAACCTGGCTTGAGAGCAATCTCGCGGAAATAATCAAGCAATCCTATGCTGAATTTACAGATGCAAATTCAGTGGATGACGACTGAGGACGAGCAGAAAGGAGGAACGGCAAACAAAGAAAACCCCCGAAACCGGAGCTTCGAGGGCTGCTGCGCAGAGCGCAATTCTTAGATTAGACACCTAGAATCTAGCAGCCAACGAATCACCACACAAGAGAAAACGCTTCTGAGCGAATGGGATTTCTTTGCCGCTGACATAAAATGACAAAATTGAATGATGCTCCGCATGGAGCGACTGGGACAGTCATGCCTCAGAACGGTGGAGGTGTGTCCAATATCAACCAACCCTCGGGGTGGCGCAAAGCGACGGCAGGACTCGCGGTCGCTGAACGACACGCACAAGCTGGTGAAAGAGCAGCCGTGCCCAAGACACAGGCCTTTGTCGCTGTGAAACGCGTTGGTGCGCATATAGGCCTCAAGGCTGGCGACATGCTGCTTCTCGACACGCTCGGGGCCTTCACACAGGCTCAGGACTGGGAAGAAGGGCAGCGCCCGATCGTCTGGGCATCCAACTCTTATCTGATGGAGCAAACAGGCTTCTCGCTCTCGGCGCTCAAGCGCCATGCCCGGCGCCTGGCCGAGATCGGCGTGATTGCCTTCAAGGACAGCCCTAATGGCAAGCGGTGGGGCCACAGGGACGCTGACGGCCGTATCATCGAGGCCTATGGCTTTGATTTATCGCCGCTATCGGCTCGCGCCGAAGAGTTTGAGCAGCTACGTGCTGAACTGCAGGCTGAACGTGAACTCTGCCAGCGCCTGAAGCGCCAGATCACAGTTGCGCGCCGAATGATCCGCGCGAGGATCGAAGCGGCCCTCAGCGGTGCTCTGAGAGGCCCTTGGACACAGATCTCACGCCTCTTTGAGGATCTTCTGGACCGCCTGCCACGCCGGAACACGGCCTCTGAGACGCTTGCGCGGCTTCTGGCATGGTTCAGGGAGCTTCAGGAGCGTGTTGAGACGAACTATCTCAAAGCAATTCGAGCGGATGAGGTTGTGGAAAACGCCGCTGAAGCCACCGAACAAGTCAGTGAAAAGACTCAAGAAGTGAACCCCAGGGAGGTCATTTCTGAACCTCATATACTAATTACAAATCAACTTAATTCTGTAACCTGTAATCGCTCAAAAAATGAGCAAGCGGCAGCCATGGTGCCAAATGCCCCACCGGAAGAGAAGGTCGATAGGGAGCTGGAAGACTGGGTGGTTGAAACACGTAAGAAACGTGGTGCAGCGCTTGATTTGCCAACTGTGATGCAGGCTTGTCCTGAATTCGCGTCCTGGGCACGCAATATGGGCGGGTATCTGAAGGATTGGGGCGATCTTCATCGCGTTGTCGGGCAGCTCAGGCCGATGATCGGCGTCTCAGAGCACGCTTGGAACCTCGCACAGGACCGTCTCGGGCCCCAAGTCGCGACAGCAGCGCTCGTTCTCACGTTTGACAAGCATTGCGCCGGCGAAGTGGCGTCTCCGGGTGGATATCTGCGGGGTATGATCGAGAAGGCCGGGGCAGGGGAGCTGCATCTCGAGCGCAGTTTCTATGGCCGGTTGAGCGGACAGGCGGCGTAATGGGAAGTGAAGCAGTTGTCCTGCGTTTGACCTTCCAGATCTGGTATGCGGAGATTGTCGCCCTTATTCTCCGCGCCTTCTGCGGTGTTTGTTGTTGTCTTGCGGAGATTGTGCCGTATAATCTCCGCAAGGAATGCGTAAAATATGACCTACATTCACGAACTCCCTGATTGGCCCCAGTTTACCCGGGACAAGGCCAAACTTTCGTCACAAATTGCTGCGGTCCGCCACCGCCAAGGCAAGCTCTTGGGACGCATGCAGGGTCTTGGCTTCGATCTTCGCAACGAGGCGATGCTCAGAACACTAACCAGTGATGTCGTCAAAAGCAGCGAGATCGAGGGGGAGACGCTCGACAAGGATCAGGTTCGCTCATCTATCGCAAAGCGGTTGGGTCTGGAGATTGGTGGACTGATCCCGTCTGATCGCCATGTTGATGGTGTCGTCGAGATGATGCTGGACGCGACCCAAGCGTATGACCAGCCACTGGATGCGGAGCGTCTGTTCGGCTGGCATGCGGCTCTCTTTCCGACCGGGCGAAGCGGAATGACCCGGATCAGGGTGGGAAATTGGCGTGACGGTCCCATGGAGGTTGTATCAGGACCCTATGGCCGCGAACGCGTGCATTTTGAAGGGCCTGCGGCCAACCGGCTGGAAGCCGAGATGGCGCGGTTTTTGGAATGGTTTGACCAGCCCCCCGAAACAGATCCCGTCATTCATGCCGCCATCGCCCATCTGTGGTTTGTCACCATCCACCCCTTCGATGATGGCAATGGGCGCATTGCGCGCGCGATCGCAGACATGGCGTTGGCGCGATCCGAAGA
This genomic window contains:
- the repB gene encoding plasmid partitioning protein RepB, translating into MARKSLREMSGIANTIARSGGSQPERPPKASAPALGALQGSLASIREIDPNLIDDWGPIDRLEEFTAVNVEDDDESFERLKSSIREGGQQVPILVRRSKAAEGRFEAIYGRRRLKACRELGIKVRANVQDIDDATALLAKGLENAARRNLSFYEKARFAEAIQNAGHDGATVRQVLNLSASGQSHLTKVTQNVPVKIGDLIGAAPKSGRPRWTELAELFLARKLTERTALDILAKIRATSNSDERLELLIKEATKRGAKNSRETREITPIEGVTIKAGRAILSLSVKKSGANAEFATWLESNLAEIIKQSYAEFTDANSVDDD
- the repC gene encoding plasmid replication protein RepC encodes the protein MPQNGGGVSNINQPSGWRKATAGLAVAERHAQAGERAAVPKTQAFVAVKRVGAHIGLKAGDMLLLDTLGAFTQAQDWEEGQRPIVWASNSYLMEQTGFSLSALKRHARRLAEIGVIAFKDSPNGKRWGHRDADGRIIEAYGFDLSPLSARAEEFEQLRAELQAERELCQRLKRQITVARRMIRARIEAALSGALRGPWTQISRLFEDLLDRLPRRNTASETLARLLAWFRELQERVETNYLKAIRADEVVENAAEATEQVSEKTQEVNPREVISEPHILITNQLNSVTCNRSKNEQAAAMVPNAPPEEKVDRELEDWVVETRKKRGAALDLPTVMQACPEFASWARNMGGYLKDWGDLHRVVGQLRPMIGVSEHAWNLAQDRLGPQVATAALVLTFDKHCAGEVASPGGYLRGMIEKAGAGELHLERSFYGRLSGQAA
- a CDS encoding Fic family protein — translated: MTYIHELPDWPQFTRDKAKLSSQIAAVRHRQGKLLGRMQGLGFDLRNEAMLRTLTSDVVKSSEIEGETLDKDQVRSSIAKRLGLEIGGLIPSDRHVDGVVEMMLDATQAYDQPLDAERLFGWHAALFPTGRSGMTRIRVGNWRDGPMEVVSGPYGRERVHFEGPAANRLEAEMARFLEWFDQPPETDPVIHAAIAHLWFVTIHPFDDGNGRIARAIADMALARSEDSAQRFYSMSTQIRQERSDYYDMLETTQKGGLDVTAWLVWFLACLDRAFDGAEIILEAVFRKARFWEKYGAANMNDRQRDMLNRLLDGFEGKLTTSKYAKIEKCSQDTAYRDILDLMDLGALEKDVAGGRSTSYSLAAT
- the repA gene encoding plasmid partitioning protein RepA, with product MIPVTPLANERPSALATEISERLNAAIREHLLSAFAPDNSKTLRSFSAPETAELLGVSGQFMRKVHAEGTLPEPEDIRGGRRYYRAQEIWDAREILEKTSRKKGRYMPRRSGEEKLQIWQLMNFKGGSSKSTTSVHLAHYFALRGYRVLALDLDPQGSLTSMCGISPEIEFDGLTVYDAIRYDDPVSMADVVVQTYFPGLSIAPSRLMLSEFETESAVHSNPDQPFFTRIRNALAQVEDDFDIVLMDSPPQLGFLTIAGMAAASSLIVPLTPSMLDVSSTAQFLELAGAYMGVIEDAGASLQYDFFKFLITRDEPTDVPSQQLTSFMRALFQDRVMSATALKSTAISDATMLKQSIYEVVRSEMTRATYDRAKGSMDAVGLEVETMIHQSWGRK